Within the Trichoderma breve strain T069 chromosome 3, whole genome shotgun sequence genome, the region aatacatcATGATGTCACTTTAAACTTTTGCTGTCCCAACACGTTTGGGCAGACCATTTCTTGACGTGCTGTGTGAATGACATGACGTAGTCGTACTCTAGACCGTAGGCCGTTGGATGCCTGCTGTGTAACCTGTGCTCTGATCCATGTGGCTTGGAAGGATGGGGTGAGTTCGTATTCATGCTTCTTGTATCATCTGCCACGAGATCCTCTGCCACGAGAGTGGCTAAACGCACGGGTTCTTGGCGGAGCTCGAACTGACAAGGCAGTAGATAAAGTGTATATGTCATGTTTCATCGTACGAGGGCTTCCAGAAGAGAATTAGAAGGCGACAATGCTATGTCAGTCCTCGATTGCGGTGTTACTTGTTCTTTGGTATCTTTCTCATCCAGATGTTGTCTCTCCACACAGCTTTCTTGCCCCTGACCCTTGATATCATACAtgagctctttttttccatgtTTCCTGCTCACTTCCATCCGTGAGGATTCCCCCCCTTTAAGTGCAGTCTTCGCATACAATGGTTGATGAGGCCTGTTCTTGTTTTACTGGCTCTTCGGTAGCGGGAGCAGGAGCAGTCTCCTTCACCGGAGCGGCCTCCACAgccggagcagcagcgcgaTGATTCCGGTCAACGTGGCCCAGGTCCCGGGACGGGTCGATGACGTCCCTAACGCGGCGCTTGAGTTCCTTTGTTTCGGGGAAGCCGCCGTCTGTTTTGCGGTCCCATAGAACTGTGGACTGGACGGATGCTGGAggggatgatgaagaggttgaggttgatgggGAGAGGTGGTGGATTGTGACGATGAAGGTTCCGCCTGTGGAGGGCTGGAGGGCGACTTCGCccagggagagggagaatgTGGAGAGGAGTTCTTGGGCGAACTGTGGTGAGGTTTTGAGTTAGTCTGTGATATTGTGGTTCTCTgagggtggaggaggagatggtgaAGGAGTGGGTGGGTGAGTGGGCGGTTTGTAGAATGaaagtgaagagaagagtggTTCTCGAGATGAACGCGATGAGGAACAAGGGTGAGTCTATTTGAGGACGTACATAGGCAGCTCGCAGCATCCATTTACACTGAGTGCAGAACT harbors:
- a CDS encoding rdx family domain-containing protein, whose product is MATSTSTSASSQPLQHAAVTAPLPRITIQFCTQCKWMLRAAYFAQELLSTFSLSLGEVALQPSTGGTFIVTIHHLSPSTSTSSSSPPASVQSTVLWDRKTDGGFPETKELKRRVRDVIDPSRDLGHVDRNHRAAAPAVEAAPVKETAPAPATEEPVKQEQASSTIVCEDCT